In Micrococcales bacterium, one DNA window encodes the following:
- the eda gene encoding bifunctional 4-hydroxy-2-oxoglutarate aldolase/2-dehydro-3-deoxy-phosphogluconate aldolase: MITEAFVELSRQHRIIPVAVVDNAARAPDLGRALIAGGLPLIEVTLRTPAGLAAIAALAAAGGPAGGPPLVVGAGTVLNANQVDAAVAAGASFVVSPGYSPSVVARCLELGVSALPGVATASEMMAALEQGVGLVKFFPAAQLGGPAGLAAFCSVFAELNFVPTGGVGPGNLSDYLALAPVAAVGGSWMVPRALVADGDFAQVEELVSQAVSLAARRPPK, from the coding sequence GTGATAACTGAGGCTTTTGTCGAACTTAGCCGCCAGCACCGGATCATCCCGGTGGCGGTAGTCGACAATGCCGCTCGCGCTCCAGACCTGGGCCGGGCCCTCATAGCCGGGGGTCTGCCCCTAATTGAAGTGACTCTGAGAACGCCGGCCGGTCTGGCCGCCATCGCCGCCTTGGCGGCTGCTGGTGGCCCGGCCGGTGGGCCACCGCTAGTGGTTGGTGCGGGCACGGTCCTGAACGCCAATCAGGTCGATGCGGCCGTGGCGGCCGGCGCTAGTTTCGTCGTCTCGCCCGGCTACAGCCCCTCCGTGGTGGCGCGCTGCCTTGAGCTAGGAGTCAGCGCGCTACCCGGCGTGGCCACAGCCAGTGAGATGATGGCGGCCCTGGAACAAGGGGTCGGGCTGGTCAAGTTCTTCCCGGCCGCTCAGCTGGGTGGACCGGCCGGTTTGGCCGCATTTTGCTCGGTTTTTGCCGAACTGAACTTTGTGCCTACCGGTGGGGTGGGACCAGGTAACTTATCCGACTATTTGGCGTTGGCGCCGGTGGCGGCCGTGGGAGGCAGCTGGATGGTGCCTCGCGCCCTCGTGGCCGATGGCGATTTTGCCCAAGTAGAAGAGCTGGTCAGTCAGGCCGTCTCGCTGGCCGCGAGGCGGCCGCCCAAATAA
- a CDS encoding sugar kinase: MSLTLDLRPRNTCEFDVVALGEVMLRLDPGANRIRRARQFTVWEGGGEYNVARGLSAVFGLRAAVLTGLPSTEVGHLAEGLIRASGVSTELVHWSPYDGVGETGRLGLNFTERGFSVRPALGVSDRAHSAASALTSQDFDLEDLFGRRGVRWLHTGGIFAALSPSAAALAETAMAAASRNGTVVSYDLNYRESLWRRLGGQAAAQAVNQRLAPFVDVMLGNEEDFTAALGIAADGVAPDLGDLPVPAFKALIEKAAAAFPNLKLVATTLRRVISASVNDWGAVAWGRDPDGSGQFAEATPYSALEILDRVGGGDSFATGLINGLMEGLDLPAAVQLGLANGALAMTTPGDTSQADAAQVRHLAGGGSARVVR; encoded by the coding sequence ATGTCATTGACGCTCGATTTGCGCCCTAGGAACACATGTGAGTTCGATGTGGTGGCTCTGGGCGAAGTCATGTTGCGCCTGGACCCGGGGGCCAACCGGATCCGCCGAGCGCGTCAGTTTACGGTCTGGGAAGGCGGCGGCGAATACAACGTCGCGCGCGGCTTGTCCGCGGTCTTTGGCCTGCGTGCCGCCGTCCTGACCGGCCTGCCCTCCACCGAGGTGGGCCACCTGGCCGAGGGGTTGATCCGCGCCTCCGGCGTCAGTACTGAACTTGTCCACTGGAGCCCCTATGACGGAGTTGGCGAAACTGGCCGGCTGGGCCTGAACTTCACCGAGCGCGGCTTTTCGGTGCGCCCGGCCCTGGGGGTCTCCGACAGGGCTCATTCTGCAGCCTCGGCGTTGACCAGCCAAGACTTCGACCTCGAAGACCTTTTTGGCCGGCGCGGGGTGCGTTGGTTGCACACCGGCGGCATATTTGCCGCGCTCTCCCCCAGCGCGGCCGCCCTAGCCGAGACGGCCATGGCCGCGGCCAGTCGCAACGGCACGGTCGTGTCCTATGACCTCAACTACCGCGAATCGCTCTGGCGCCGGCTGGGTGGGCAGGCTGCCGCCCAGGCGGTCAACCAGCGCTTGGCGCCGTTTGTTGACGTCATGTTGGGCAATGAGGAGGACTTCACCGCCGCCCTTGGAATTGCCGCCGATGGCGTTGCCCCAGACCTGGGCGATCTGCCAGTTCCGGCTTTCAAGGCCCTGATTGAAAAGGCTGCGGCGGCCTTTCCCAACCTCAAGCTAGTCGCCACCACTTTGCGCCGGGTGATCAGTGCTTCGGTCAACGATTGGGGGGCTGTCGCCTGGGGTCGCGACCCAGATGGCTCGGGGCAATTCGCCGAGGCCACACCGTATTCAGCCCTGGAGATCCTCGACCGGGTTGGCGGAGGCGATTCCTTTGCCACCGGCTTGATCAACGGCCTAATGGAGGGACTGGATTTACCCGCCGCGGTCCAGCTTGGCCTGGCTAACGGAGCTTTGGCTATGACCACACCTGGCGACACTTCCCAGGCCGACGCAGCCCAAGTCCGCCACTTGGCCGGGGGCGGCAGCGCCCGGGTTGTCCGCTAG